In Streptococcus oralis, a single window of DNA contains:
- the rpoB gene encoding DNA-directed RNA polymerase subunit beta, protein MAGHDVQYGKHRTRRSFSRIKEVLDLPNLIEIQTDSFKDFLDHGLKEVFEDVLPISNFTDTMELEFVGYEIKEPKYTLEEARIHDASYSAPIFVTFRLINKETGEIKTQEVFFGDFPIMTEMGTFIINGGERIIVSQLVRSPGVYFNDKVDKNGKVGYGSTVIPNRGAWLELESDSKDIAYTRIDRTRKIPFTTLVRALGFSGDDEIFDIFGDSELVRNTVEKDIHKNPMDSRTDEALKEIYERLRPGEPKTAESSRSLLVARFFDPRRYDLAAVGRYKINKKLNVKTRLLNQTIAEPLVDPETGEILVEAGTVMTRSVIESIESHLDGDLNKIVYIPNDAAVLTEPVVLQKFKVVAPTDPDRVVTIIGNANPDDKVRVVTPADILAEMSYFLNLAEGIGRVDDIDHLGNRRIRAVGELLANQVRLGLSRMERNVRERMSVQDNEVLTPQQIINIRPVTAAVKEFFGSSQLSQFMDQHNPLSELSHKRRLSALGPGGLTRDRAGYEVRDVHYTHYGRMCPIETPEGPNIGLINNLSSYGHLNKYGFVQTPYRKVDRETGVVTNEIVWLTADEEDEFTVAQANSRLNEDGTFAEKVVMGRHQGVNQEYPAEVVDYMDVSPKQVVAVATACIPFLENDDSNRALMGANMQRQAVPLIDPKAPYVGTGMEYQAAHDSGAAVIAQYDGKVTYADADKVEVRREDGSLDVYHIQKFRRSNSGTAYNQRTLVKVGDVVEKGDFIADGPSMEKGEMALGQNPIVAYMTWEGYNFEDAVIMSERLVKDDVYTSVHLEEYESETRDTKLGPEEITREIPNVGEDALKDLDEMGIIRIGAEVKEGDILVGKVTPKGEKDLSAEERLLHAIFGDKSREVRDTSLRVPHGADGVVRDVKIFTRANGDELQSGVNMLVRVYIAQKRKIKVGDKMAGRHGNKGVVSRIVPVEDMPYLPDGTPVDIMLNPLGVPSRMNIGQVMELHLGMAARTLGIHIATPVFDGASSEDLWSTVKEAGMDSDAKTILYDGRTGEPFDNRVSVGVMYMIKLHHMVDDKLHARSVGPYSTVTQQPLGGKAQFGGQRFGEMEVWALEAYGASNVLQEILTYKSDDINGRLKAYEAITKGKPIPKPGVPESFRVLVKELQSLGLDMRVLDEDDQEVELRDLDEGMDEDVIHVDDLEKAREKAAQEAKAAFEAEEAEKATKAEATEEAAEQE, encoded by the coding sequence TTGGCAGGACATGACGTTCAATACGGGAAACATCGTACCCGTCGTAGTTTTTCAAGAATCAAAGAAGTTCTTGACTTACCAAATTTGATTGAAATTCAAACGGATTCATTCAAAGATTTCCTAGATCACGGTCTGAAGGAAGTATTTGAAGATGTATTGCCAATTTCAAACTTCACAGACACAATGGAGTTGGAATTTGTTGGCTATGAAATCAAGGAACCAAAATACACGCTAGAAGAAGCTCGTATCCACGATGCTAGCTACTCAGCACCAATTTTTGTGACCTTCCGCTTGATCAATAAAGAAACAGGCGAAATCAAGACCCAAGAAGTCTTCTTTGGTGATTTCCCAATCATGACCGAAATGGGTACTTTCATCATCAATGGTGGTGAACGTATTATCGTTTCTCAGTTGGTCCGTTCTCCGGGTGTTTACTTTAATGACAAAGTAGACAAGAACGGTAAAGTTGGCTACGGTTCTACTGTTATCCCTAACCGTGGAGCTTGGTTGGAACTTGAAAGCGACTCAAAAGACATCGCTTATACTCGTATCGACCGTACTCGTAAGATTCCATTTACGACCTTGGTTCGTGCGCTTGGTTTCTCAGGTGATGACGAAATCTTTGATATCTTTGGTGATAGCGAATTGGTTCGCAACACCGTTGAAAAAGATATTCACAAGAATCCAATGGACTCTCGTACAGACGAAGCTTTGAAAGAAATCTACGAACGCCTTCGTCCAGGTGAGCCCAAGACTGCTGAAAGCTCACGTAGCTTGCTTGTAGCTCGTTTCTTTGACCCACGTCGCTATGACTTGGCAGCAGTTGGTCGTTACAAGATCAATAAAAAACTCAATGTTAAAACACGCTTGCTCAACCAAACCATTGCGGAGCCATTGGTAGACCCTGAAACTGGTGAAATCTTGGTAGAAGCTGGTACCGTTATGACTCGTAGCGTGATTGAAAGTATCGAGAGTCACTTGGATGGCGACTTGAACAAGATTGTTTATATTCCAAACGATGCAGCTGTTCTGACAGAACCAGTTGTGCTTCAAAAATTCAAGGTTGTTGCCCCAACAGACCCAGACCGTGTTGTAACCATCATCGGAAATGCCAATCCAGACGACAAGGTTCGTGTTGTAACTCCTGCGGATATCCTTGCAGAGATGAGCTACTTCCTCAACTTGGCTGAAGGTATCGGACGTGTGGATGATATCGACCACCTTGGAAACCGTCGTATTCGTGCGGTTGGTGAATTGCTTGCTAACCAAGTACGTCTTGGACTTTCTCGTATGGAACGTAATGTCCGTGAACGTATGTCTGTTCAGGACAATGAAGTTTTAACACCACAACAAATCATCAACATCCGTCCTGTAACAGCTGCGGTTAAAGAATTCTTTGGTTCATCACAGTTGTCACAGTTCATGGACCAACACAACCCGCTTTCTGAGTTGTCTCACAAACGCCGTTTGTCAGCCTTGGGACCTGGTGGTTTGACTCGTGACCGTGCTGGATATGAAGTTCGTGACGTGCACTACACTCACTATGGTCGTATGTGTCCAATCGAGACACCTGAAGGACCTAACATCGGTTTGATTAATAACTTGTCATCTTACGGGCACTTGAATAAGTATGGATTTGTTCAAACACCATACCGTAAGGTTGACCGTGAAACAGGTGTTGTGACCAATGAAATCGTTTGGTTGACAGCCGATGAAGAAGATGAATTTACTGTAGCGCAGGCTAACTCTCGTCTTAACGAGGACGGTACTTTTGCTGAGAAAGTTGTCATGGGACGTCACCAAGGGGTCAACCAAGAATATCCAGCAGAAGTGGTTGACTACATGGACGTGTCACCAAAACAGGTAGTTGCCGTTGCGACTGCATGTATTCCTTTCTTGGAAAACGATGACTCCAACCGTGCTCTCATGGGTGCCAACATGCAACGTCAGGCTGTGCCTTTGATTGATCCAAAAGCACCTTACGTTGGTACTGGTATGGAATACCAAGCAGCTCATGACTCTGGTGCTGCTGTTATTGCTCAGTATGATGGTAAAGTTACATACGCAGATGCTGACAAGGTAGAAGTACGCCGCGAAGATGGTTCATTGGACGTTTACCACATCCAAAAATTCCGTCGTTCAAACTCAGGTACTGCTTACAACCAACGCACGCTTGTTAAAGTTGGCGATGTCGTCGAAAAAGGCGACTTTATCGCTGACGGACCTTCTATGGAAAAAGGGGAAATGGCGCTTGGACAAAACCCAATCGTTGCCTACATGACATGGGAAGGTTACAACTTCGAGGATGCCGTTATCATGAGCGAACGCTTGGTCAAAGACGATGTCTACACATCTGTCCACCTCGAAGAATATGAATCAGAAACGCGCGATACAAAGCTTGGGCCTGAAGAAATTACTCGTGAAATTCCAAACGTTGGGGAAGATGCTCTTAAAGACCTTGACGAAATGGGTATTATCCGTATCGGTGCTGAGGTTAAAGAAGGAGATATCCTTGTAGGTAAAGTCACACCTAAGGGTGAGAAAGACCTTTCAGCTGAAGAACGTCTCTTGCACGCTATCTTCGGAGATAAGTCTCGTGAAGTGCGTGACACTTCTCTTCGTGTACCTCACGGTGCCGATGGTGTCGTTCGTGATGTTAAGATCTTTACACGTGCAAATGGTGATGAGTTGCAATCAGGTGTTAACATGCTGGTTCGCGTCTACATCGCTCAAAAACGTAAGATCAAGGTCGGAGATAAGATGGCCGGACGTCACGGAAACAAAGGGGTTGTCTCTCGTATCGTTCCTGTAGAAGACATGCCTTACCTTCCAGACGGAACTCCAGTCGATATCATGTTGAACCCACTTGGGGTGCCATCACGTATGAATATCGGTCAGGTTATGGAACTCCACCTTGGTATGGCAGCCCGTACTCTTGGTATCCACATCGCAACACCAGTCTTTGACGGAGCAAGTTCGGAAGACCTTTGGTCAACTGTTAAAGAAGCAGGTATGGACAGCGATGCTAAGACAATCCTTTACGATGGACGTACTGGTGAGCCATTTGACAACCGTGTATCAGTTGGTGTTATGTACATGATCAAACTCCACCACATGGTTGATGATAAATTGCACGCTCGTTCAGTCGGACCATACTCAACCGTTACCCAACAACCACTCGGAGGTAAAGCTCAGTTTGGTGGACAACGTTTCGGTGAGATGGAGGTTTGGGCTCTTGAAGCCTACGGTGCGTCAAATGTCCTTCAAGAAATCTTGACCTACAAGTCTGACGATATCAACGGACGTTTGAAAGCTTATGAAGCCATTACAAAAGGAAAACCAATTCCAAAACCAGGTGTTCCAGAATCCTTCCGAGTTCTTGTGAAAGAATTGCAATCTCTTGGTCTTGACATGCGTGTCCTTGATGAAGATGACCAAGAAGTGGAACTTCGCGACTTGGATGAAGGAATGGACGAAGATGTCATCCACGTAGATGACCTTGAAAAAGCCCGCGAAAAAGCAGCCCAAGAGGCGAAAGCAGCCTTTGAAGCTGAAGAAGCTGAGAAAGCAACAAAAGCGGAAGCAACAGAAGAAGCTGCTGAACAAGAATAA
- the rpoC gene encoding DNA-directed RNA polymerase subunit beta' has translation MVDVNRFKSMQITLASPSKVRSWSYGEVKKPETINYRTLKPEREGLFDEVIFGPTKDWECACGKYKRIRYRGIVCDRCGVEVTRTKVRRERMGHIELKAPVSHIWYFKGIPSRMGLTLDMSPRALEEVIYFAAYVVIDPKDTPLEHKSIMTEREYRERLREYGYGSFVAKMGAEAIQDLLKQVDLEKEIAELKEELKTATGQKRVKAIRRLDVLDAFYKSGNKPEWMILNILPVIPPDLRPMLQLDGGRFASSDLNDLYRRVINRNNRLARLLELNAPGIIVQNEKRMLQEAVDALIDNGRRGRPITGPGSRPLKSLSHMLKGKQGRFRQNLLGKRVDFSGRSVIAVGPTLKMYQCGVPREMAIELFKPFVMREIVARDIVQNVKAAKRLVERGDERIWDILEEVIKEHPVLLNRAPTLHRLGIQAFEPVLIDGKALRLHPLVCEAYNADFDGDQMAIHVPLSEEAQAEARILMLAAEHILNPKDGKPVVTPSQDMVLGNYYLTMEEAGREGEGMVFKDRDEAVMAYRNGYVHLHSRVGIATDSLNKPWTEEQKHKVLLTTVGKILFNDIMPEGLPYLQEPTNANLTEGVPAKYFLPLGGDIKEAISNLELNPPFKKKNLGNIIAEIFKRFRTTETSALLDRMKNLGYHHSTLAGLTVGIADIPVVEDKAEIIEESHKRVEQITKQFRRGMITDDERYNAVTAEWRAAREKLEKRLVANQDPKNPIVMMMDSGARGNISNFSQLAGMRGLMAAPNGRIMELPILSNFREGLSVLEMFFSTHGARKGMTDTALKTADSGYLTRRLVDVAQDVIIREDDCGTDRGLLIRSIAEGKEMIESLEERLNGRYTKKTVKHPETGAVIIGPNELITEDKAREIVNAGVEEVTIRSVFTCNTRHGVCRHCYGINLATGDAVEVGEAVGTIAAQSIGEPGTQLTMRTFHTGGVASNTDITQGLPRVQEIFEARNPKGEAVITEVKGQVTAIEEDASTRTKKVFVKGETGEGEYVVPFTARMRVEVGDQVSRGAALTEGSIQPKRLLAVRDVLSVETYLLGEVQKVYRSQGVEIGDKHIEVMVRQMIRKVRVMDPGDTDLLMGTLMDINDFTDANKDVLIAGGVPATGRPVLMGITKASLETNSFLSAASFQETTRVLTDAAIRGKKDHLLGLKENVIIGKIIPAGTGMARYRNLEPQAINEAEYLAPEQEEAELAPVEEVVEIQVEETVE, from the coding sequence GTGGTTGATGTAAATCGTTTTAAAAGTATGCAAATCACCCTAGCTTCTCCAAGCAAAGTCCGTTCATGGTCTTATGGAGAAGTCAAAAAACCTGAAACAATCAATTACCGTACGTTGAAACCAGAACGTGAAGGACTCTTTGATGAAGTCATCTTTGGTCCTACAAAAGACTGGGAATGTGCTTGTGGTAAGTACAAACGCATTCGTTACAGAGGGATTGTTTGTGACCGCTGTGGGGTTGAAGTAACGCGTACGAAAGTTCGTCGTGAGCGTATGGGACACATCGAGTTGAAAGCTCCTGTATCTCACATCTGGTACTTCAAGGGGATTCCAAGCCGTATGGGCTTGACCCTTGATATGAGCCCTCGTGCCCTCGAGGAAGTTATCTACTTTGCGGCTTACGTGGTCATTGATCCTAAGGATACACCGCTTGAGCACAAGTCAATCATGACAGAGCGTGAATACCGTGAACGCTTGCGTGAGTATGGTTATGGATCATTCGTTGCCAAGATGGGTGCCGAAGCCATCCAAGACCTCTTGAAACAAGTAGATCTTGAAAAAGAAATTGCTGAACTCAAAGAAGAGTTGAAAACAGCTACTGGACAAAAACGTGTCAAAGCTATCCGTCGTTTGGATGTTTTGGATGCCTTTTACAAGTCTGGGAACAAACCTGAATGGATGATTCTCAACATCCTTCCGGTTATTCCACCAGATCTTCGTCCAATGTTGCAGTTGGATGGTGGCCGTTTTGCCTCATCTGACTTGAACGACCTTTACCGCCGTGTTATCAACCGTAACAACCGTTTGGCTCGTTTGCTTGAGTTGAATGCACCAGGTATCATCGTTCAAAATGAGAAGCGTATGCTTCAAGAAGCGGTTGACGCTTTGATTGACAACGGTCGTCGTGGTCGTCCAATCACAGGACCAGGTAGCCGTCCACTGAAATCATTGAGCCACATGCTTAAAGGGAAACAAGGACGCTTCCGTCAAAACTTGCTCGGTAAACGTGTTGACTTCTCAGGACGTTCCGTTATCGCCGTTGGTCCAACTCTTAAGATGTACCAATGTGGTGTGCCACGTGAAATGGCCATCGAGCTCTTTAAACCATTTGTGATGCGTGAAATCGTTGCTCGTGACATCGTGCAGAACGTCAAAGCGGCTAAACGCTTGGTGGAACGTGGAGATGAACGTATCTGGGATATTCTTGAAGAAGTAATCAAAGAACACCCAGTTCTTTTGAACCGCGCACCGACCCTTCACCGTTTGGGTATCCAAGCTTTCGAGCCAGTCTTGATTGATGGTAAGGCCCTTCGCTTGCACCCGCTTGTCTGTGAAGCCTACAATGCCGACTTTGACGGGGACCAAATGGCCATCCACGTACCGCTTTCAGAAGAAGCTCAAGCAGAAGCTCGTATCTTGATGTTGGCTGCTGAGCATATCTTGAATCCGAAAGATGGTAAACCAGTTGTTACTCCTTCTCAGGACATGGTTTTGGGTAACTACTACTTGACCATGGAAGAAGCTGGTCGTGAAGGTGAAGGAATGGTCTTCAAAGACCGTGACGAAGCGGTTATGGCTTACCGCAATGGTTATGTTCACCTCCATTCACGTGTTGGTATCGCGACAGATAGCCTCAACAAACCATGGACAGAAGAGCAAAAACACAAGGTCTTGCTGACAACAGTTGGTAAAATCCTCTTCAACGACATCATGCCAGAGGGTCTGCCTTACTTGCAAGAACCAACAAATGCTAACTTAACAGAAGGTGTTCCAGCTAAATACTTCTTGCCACTAGGTGGAGATATCAAGGAAGCTATCAGCAATCTTGAACTCAACCCTCCATTCAAGAAGAAAAATCTTGGGAATATCATCGCTGAAATCTTCAAACGTTTCCGTACGACAGAAACTTCTGCCCTACTTGACCGCATGAAGAACCTCGGTTACCACCACTCAACTCTTGCAGGTTTGACAGTGGGTATTGCCGATATCCCAGTCGTTGAAGACAAGGCTGAAATCATCGAAGAATCACACAAACGTGTAGAACAAATCACCAAACAATTCCGTCGTGGTATGATCACAGACGACGAGCGCTACAACGCTGTTACAGCTGAATGGCGTGCAGCCCGTGAAAAATTGGAAAAACGTTTGGTTGCCAACCAAGATCCTAAGAACCCAATCGTTATGATGATGGACTCTGGAGCCCGTGGTAACATCTCAAACTTCTCACAGCTTGCCGGTATGCGTGGTCTGATGGCCGCTCCGAACGGACGTATCATGGAATTGCCAATCCTTTCAAACTTCCGCGAAGGTTTGTCAGTACTCGAAATGTTCTTCTCAACTCACGGTGCCCGTAAGGGTATGACCGATACGGCCCTTAAGACAGCCGACTCAGGTTACTTGACTCGTCGTTTGGTTGACGTTGCCCAAGACGTTATCATCCGTGAGGACGACTGTGGAACAGACCGTGGTCTCTTGATTCGTTCTATCGCAGAAGGAAAAGAGATGATCGAGTCACTCGAAGAACGTCTCAATGGTCGTTATACTAAGAAAACTGTTAAACACCCAGAAACTGGCGCAGTGATCATTGGTCCAAATGAGTTGATTACAGAAGACAAGGCGCGTGAAATTGTCAATGCTGGTGTGGAAGAAGTGACTATCCGTTCCGTATTTACATGTAACACTCGTCATGGTGTCTGCCGTCACTGTTACGGTATCAACTTGGCGACTGGTGATGCGGTTGAAGTTGGTGAAGCAGTTGGTACAATCGCTGCCCAATCTATCGGGGAACCTGGTACACAGCTTACAATGCGTACCTTCCACACGGGTGGGGTTGCCTCAAATACCGATATCACTCAGGGTCTTCCTCGTGTCCAAGAAATCTTTGAAGCCCGCAATCCGAAAGGGGAAGCGGTCATCACAGAGGTCAAAGGACAAGTTACAGCTATCGAAGAAGACGCGTCAACTCGTACCAAGAAAGTCTTTGTTAAGGGTGAAACTGGCGAAGGTGAGTACGTGGTTCCATTTACAGCCCGTATGCGTGTCGAAGTTGGAGACCAAGTCTCTCGCGGTGCAGCATTGACAGAAGGTTCTATCCAACCAAAACGTCTCCTTGCTGTTCGTGATGTCTTGTCAGTTGAAACTTACCTTCTTGGTGAAGTACAAAAAGTTTACCGTAGCCAAGGGGTAGAAATCGGTGACAAACACATCGAGGTAATGGTTCGTCAAATGATCCGTAAAGTTCGTGTCATGGATCCAGGTGACACAGATCTTCTTATGGGTACTCTCATGGACATCAACGACTTTACAGATGCCAACAAGGATGTTCTTATCGCAGGTGGAGTTCCAGCGACTGGTCGCCCAGTTCTTATGGGAATCACCAAAGCCTCACTTGAAACCAATAGTTTCTTGTCAGCGGCTTCCTTCCAGGAAACAACTCGTGTCCTTACAGATGCAGCCATCCGTGGTAAGAAAGATCATCTCCTTGGACTCAAGGAAAATGTTATCATCGGTAAGATCATCCCAGCTGGTACTGGTATGGCTCGCTACCGGAACCTTGAACCACAAGCTATCAATGAAGCAGAATATCTGGCTCCAGAACAAGAAGAGGCAGAACTTGCTCCTGTAGAGGAAGTTGTGGAAATCCAAGTTGAAGAAACAGTAGAATAA
- the ndk gene encoding nucleoside-diphosphate kinase codes for MEQTFFIIKPDGVKRGLVGEILQRMEQRGFKIEKLELLSKVSKDLIDQHYQDLVGKSFYPPIRQFMTSGPVVVGILSGPKVIETWRSMMGATRPEEALPGTIRGDFAKAAGDNQAIQNVVHGSDSEASAKREIALWFKD; via the coding sequence ATGGAACAAACATTCTTTATCATTAAGCCAGATGGTGTGAAAAGAGGGCTGGTTGGCGAAATTCTGCAAAGAATGGAGCAACGAGGTTTCAAAATCGAAAAATTAGAGTTGCTTTCAAAAGTTTCAAAAGATTTGATTGACCAACACTATCAAGACTTGGTTGGAAAAAGTTTTTACCCTCCTATCCGTCAGTTTATGACTTCAGGACCAGTAGTGGTGGGCATTCTATCAGGTCCGAAAGTGATTGAAACCTGGCGTAGTATGATGGGTGCTACTCGACCAGAAGAAGCTCTGCCAGGAACTATCCGAGGAGATTTTGCCAAGGCTGCAGGAGACAATCAAGCCATTCAAAATGTAGTTCATGGATCCGATTCGGAAGCTTCTGCAAAACGTGAAATTGCTCTCTGGTTTAAGGATTAG
- the tsaE gene encoding tRNA (adenosine(37)-N6)-threonylcarbamoyltransferase complex ATPase subunit type 1 TsaE, with translation MHTKNEEELLALGERLGHLLQKDDVLILTGELGAGKTTFTKGLAKGLDIRQMIKSPTYTIVREYEGRLPLYHLDVYRIEGDADSIDLDEFLFGGGVTVIEWGHLLGEDLPDSYLELEILKEADGRCLQFIAHGSRAEQLIKELQDGV, from the coding sequence ATGCACACAAAAAATGAAGAAGAGCTTCTAGCTCTCGGAGAAAGATTAGGCCATTTACTCCAAAAAGACGATGTTCTAATCTTGACTGGAGAGTTGGGTGCGGGTAAAACAACCTTTACAAAGGGCCTTGCCAAGGGCTTGGATATCCGTCAGATGATTAAAAGTCCGACCTATACCATTGTCAGAGAGTACGAAGGGCGTTTGCCACTTTACCACTTGGATGTCTACCGTATCGAAGGTGATGCTGATTCTATTGACTTGGATGAGTTTCTCTTTGGTGGTGGTGTGACTGTTATCGAGTGGGGGCATCTTTTGGGTGAGGATTTACCAGATTCCTACTTGGAGTTGGAAATTTTGAAAGAAGCCGATGGCCGTTGCCTTCAATTTATAGCTCATGGTTCTCGGGCTGAACAACTCATCAAGGAGCTTCAAGATGGAGTATGA
- a CDS encoding GNAT family N-acetyltransferase, giving the protein MEYELCIREAEIQDASALVAFLNQVGRETDYTSLDEHGIGMTASEMALFIEKQASSENQITLLALLNNEIAGVLNITADQRVRVRHIGDVFLAIQKKFWNQGLATILLEEGIEWAKASAVLRRLQLSVQKRNEAAIHLYSKMGFITEGLQERGAYLAEGTFLDVCLMGRLIDE; this is encoded by the coding sequence ATGGAGTATGAGTTGTGTATTCGTGAGGCTGAGATCCAAGATGCTTCAGCTTTGGTTGCATTTTTAAATCAAGTCGGTCGAGAGACAGACTACACTAGCTTGGATGAACATGGCATAGGGATGACTGCGTCTGAAATGGCTCTTTTTATCGAAAAACAAGCTTCTTCAGAAAATCAAATTACTCTTCTCGCCTTACTGAATAATGAGATTGCAGGTGTTTTGAATATCACTGCTGATCAGCGTGTAAGGGTTCGGCATATTGGAGATGTTTTTTTGGCGATTCAAAAGAAATTTTGGAACCAAGGTTTGGCTACCATACTTCTAGAAGAAGGTATTGAGTGGGCTAAAGCCAGTGCTGTTTTGCGTCGCTTACAACTTAGTGTGCAAAAACGAAATGAGGCCGCTATCCACCTCTATTCAAAAATGGGATTTATCACAGAAGGCTTGCAAGAAAGAGGAGCCTATTTAGCAGAAGGGACATTTTTAGATGTTTGCCTTATGGGCAGACTGATAGATGAATAA
- the brpA gene encoding biofilm formation/cell division transcriptional regulator BrpA codes for MIKKLIGMVLAFLAVTVVGVAVYGYTIFQQGTATLSEKTYKKIGEETNVIEATEPLTILLMGVDTGNVERTDPWVGNSDSMILLTVNPKTKKTTMMSLERDILTKIDLGDGQVQEAKLNAAYANGGAELAISTIQKMMNIHIDRYVMVNMQGLQQLVDAVGGITVNNTLGFPISIADQEEFNKISIGVGEQTLNGEEALVYSRMRYQDPEGDYGRQKRQREVIQKIVEKVLSLNSVSHYQGILKALSNNMQTNVDLSAKSIPQLLGYQDSFKNIETHQLRGEDAELQGISYQIVTSEHMLEMQNLLRRSLGKEEVTELETNVVLYETAFGRPAPSSSTSASSEETE; via the coding sequence ATGATCAAAAAATTAATTGGAATGGTGCTAGCCTTTCTAGCAGTAACAGTTGTAGGTGTAGCGGTTTATGGTTACACCATTTTCCAACAAGGAACAGCAACCTTGAGTGAAAAGACTTATAAAAAGATTGGTGAAGAAACCAATGTTATCGAGGCGACTGAGCCTCTGACCATCCTCTTGATGGGGGTAGATACGGGAAATGTGGAACGTACAGATCCATGGGTGGGGAATAGTGATTCCATGATTCTCCTGACCGTTAATCCGAAGACCAAGAAAACCACTATGATGAGTTTGGAACGGGATATTTTAACCAAGATTGACCTTGGAGACGGCCAAGTTCAGGAAGCCAAACTCAATGCTGCCTATGCCAATGGCGGTGCGGAACTGGCGATTTCTACTATTCAAAAGATGATGAATATCCATATAGACCGCTATGTCATGGTCAATATGCAAGGTCTTCAACAATTAGTGGATGCAGTTGGGGGAATCACCGTCAACAATACACTTGGTTTCCCGATTTCGATTGCTGACCAAGAAGAGTTTAATAAGATTTCCATTGGTGTTGGAGAACAAACCTTGAATGGTGAGGAAGCCCTGGTGTATTCACGGATGCGTTACCAAGACCCAGAAGGAGACTATGGTCGTCAAAAACGTCAACGGGAAGTTATTCAAAAGATCGTTGAGAAGGTTTTGAGCCTAAACAGTGTGAGCCACTATCAAGGCATTCTCAAAGCTTTGAGCAACAATATGCAGACCAACGTCGATCTTTCAGCCAAGAGCATTCCACAATTGCTCGGCTATCAAGATTCCTTCAAGAATATTGAAACGCATCAATTGCGTGGGGAAGATGCTGAGTTGCAGGGGATTTCTTATCAAATCGTTACCTCAGAACATATGCTCGAAATGCAAAATCTTTTACGTCGTTCACTAGGTAAAGAGGAAGTGACTGAGTTGGAAACCAATGTTGTTCTTTACGAGACGGCATTTGGTCGACCTGCACCTTCATCAAGTACTAGTGCTTCAAGCGAAGAAACAGAATAA